In one window of Eleutherodactylus coqui strain aEleCoq1 chromosome 10, aEleCoq1.hap1, whole genome shotgun sequence DNA:
- the RPL10 gene encoding large ribosomal subunit protein uL16: MGRRPARCYRYCKNKPYPKSRFCRGVPDPKIRIFDLGRKKAKVDEFPLCGHMVSDEYEQLSSEALEAARICANKYMVKSCGKDGFHIRVRLHPFHVIRINKMLSCAGADRLQTGMRGAFGKPQGTVARVHIGQVIMSIRTKTSNKEHVVEALRRAKFKFPGRQKIHISKKWGFTKFNADNFENMIAEKRLIPDGCGVKYIPNRGPLDRWRVLHTV, translated from the exons ATGGGCCGCAGACCCGCCCGTTG TTACAGatactgcaaaaacaagccctaccCGAAATCCCGTTTCTGTAGGGGTGTCCCAG ATCCTAAAATCAGGATCTTCGATTTGGGTCGTAAGAAGGCAAAAGTGGATGAGTTCCCACTATGTGGTCACATGGTCTCCGATGAATACGAGCAGCTGTCATCAGAAG CTCTTGAGGCTGCCCGTATCTGCGCCAACAAGTATATGGTGAAGAGCTGTGGCAAGGATGGTTTCCACATCAGAGTGCGTCTTCATCCATTCCACGTCATCCGCATCAACAAAATGTTGTCCTGTGCCGGAGCTGACAG GCTCCAGACTGGTATGCGTGGTGCCTTTGGGAAACCTCAAGGCACAGTGGCTAGAGTCCACATTGGACAGGTGATCATGTCCATCCGCACCAAGACCTCAAACAAGGAACATGTGGTTGAAGCTCTGCGCAGAgccaagttcaagttccctggaCGTCAGAAG ATCCACATTTCCAAGAAGTGGGGATTTACCAAGTTCAATGCAGACAATTTTGAGAACATGATTGCTGAGAAGCGTCTCATTCCTGATGGCTGCGGTGTGAAGTACATCCCTAACCGGGGTCCTCTGGATAGATGGAGGGTGCTGCATACTGTGTAA